A portion of the Cryptomeria japonica chromosome 5, Sugi_1.0, whole genome shotgun sequence genome contains these proteins:
- the LOC131876357 gene encoding protein root UVB sensitive 3-like isoform X1 gives MEHVLPKWMRLESLTKDRIFSASVKLGAKVSSLPHGDMLKMFRSSTSCNEKYLLLYRDGRIDIVLHKFSDSTDILKSYIHALVLSYHIGSGSSVNATKFAESSLWMDKYYSIFILKLQASGWDVRRLLVPLTDWRAHWVETLVDQKAT, from the exons ATGGAGCATGTGCTTCCCAAATGGATGAGGTTAGAAAGCTTGACAAAGGATAGGATTTTTTCTGCAAGTGTAAAgttaggagcaaaagtttcatcattgCCACATGGTGACAT GTTGAAAATGTTCAGGTCATCAACTTCTTGCAATG AAAAATACTTGTTGCTATATAGAGATGGAAGAATTGATATTGTCCTCCACAAGTTTTCAGATTCAACAGATATTTTGAAGTCATACATCCATGCTCTTGTACTTTCATATCATATAGGTAGTGGCTCTTCTGTTAATGCAACCAAATTTGCAGAAAGCTCTTTGTGGATGGATAAATACTATTCAATTTTCATCTTGAAG CTGCAGGCATCAGGTTGGGATGTACGCCGTCTTCTTGTGCCTTTGACTGATTGGAGAGCCCATTGGGTAGAAACCTTGGTTGATCAGAAGGCAACTTAA
- the LOC131876357 gene encoding protein root UVB sensitive 3-like isoform X2, translating into MEHVLPKWMRLESLTKDRIFSASVKLGAKVSSLPHGDMSSTSCNEKYLLLYRDGRIDIVLHKFSDSTDILKSYIHALVLSYHIGSGSSVNATKFAESSLWMDKYYSIFILKLQASGWDVRRLLVPLTDWRAHWVETLVDQKAT; encoded by the exons ATGGAGCATGTGCTTCCCAAATGGATGAGGTTAGAAAGCTTGACAAAGGATAGGATTTTTTCTGCAAGTGTAAAgttaggagcaaaagtttcatcattgCCACATGGTGACAT GTCATCAACTTCTTGCAATG AAAAATACTTGTTGCTATATAGAGATGGAAGAATTGATATTGTCCTCCACAAGTTTTCAGATTCAACAGATATTTTGAAGTCATACATCCATGCTCTTGTACTTTCATATCATATAGGTAGTGGCTCTTCTGTTAATGCAACCAAATTTGCAGAAAGCTCTTTGTGGATGGATAAATACTATTCAATTTTCATCTTGAAG CTGCAGGCATCAGGTTGGGATGTACGCCGTCTTCTTGTGCCTTTGACTGATTGGAGAGCCCATTGGGTAGAAACCTTGGTTGATCAGAAGGCAACTTAA